From the Drosophila sechellia strain sech25 chromosome X, ASM438219v1, whole genome shotgun sequence genome, the window GTCTATGAGGCACAGTTCGGCGATCACTACTACGAGCTGTTGTGGCGCAATCGTGTCGGTTTCGCCAAGGTGGCCATCGAGGCGAAGGCGCCGATCATTCCCTGCTTCACGCAGAATCTGCGCGAGGGCTTCCGCCAGGTGGGCATCTTTCGTACGTTCTTCATGCGACTGTACAACAAGGTGCGCATACCGGTGTATCCCATCTACGGCGGCTTTCCCGTCAAGTTTCGCACGTATCTGGGCAAGCCGATACCCTACGATGAGAACCTAACGCCGCAGGATCTGCAAATCAAGGTGACTTTCGATTCATACACACTTATTGCCTGGCTAATGCGCTGCTCGTTTCCATTCCCCGCAGGTGGCCACGGCCATCGAGGATCTGATCAATCAGCACCAGCGACTGCCAGGCAGCATCCTGCTGGCCCTGCTGGATCGACTGCCCACGTTCAGGCGACGCGTCCGGCGGAAGGAGGAGTGATCCATGGTCGTTTAGCGCATAGAGAGATTAACAGATTGAGCTTGGTCCTGGCCATACAAAAGACTTTGTTCCATGTACTTCATGCTATGGGTGTGTGGGCAgcgccatatatgcatatatctcACTTTGTAAATGCCTCCCCAGAACTTTGCCTTCGAGTTCAATGCGATCCGGACGAGCTGTGTGGCTCGAGTATGAATGATTCGATTAGCTCTTTAGATACGACCAAGCACTTGAGTCGAGCAGCGAACAAAGAGGAACTGCATCCTCCAGCTAAATGTTTTTTGTATATGCATGCCTCCTCGACGGAGACACGTGCCACTTGACCACTTTCCCTACCTACCTTTGCTTTCCTTTTAGCATAAATGTAGACTTATTCACACTAAGCAATTATGTCGCTAGTTTTCCATTAGGTATATCATTTTATGTACCTTTTTTAATGCAACAGTAGAAAGAAAGACGATTtacatgtgtgtatgtatcATCAGcctgtgagtgtgtgtgtgtgtgtactaTATAGTTAAGGAAATCTTGTATAATATAGCTATAACACCGGAGTATTCCCAGCGACAGGAATTTTCATTAGATCTATGGAATAAAAGTGGAATCAACTGAATCAACTTGCATTGCAAATGGTTTAGTAGTAGTTACTTAAATAAAACTCCACACTGGTTGTCATTTTAAAATTCGTCTATTTAACGCTAGGAGAAATGATTACTTTGCATTCCCAGTATCTTAAGTATCGTACAGCAAACTGGAGCGTGGAATTGCTAACTGGGAATAGATGGGTTGTTTTTCAAGCTTACAATCAAATATCTTATAGCACACTAACATTGAAACAAACTACTTAAGACCACAGCGAGCCATAAATCTTTGGGATAACAAAAGAATCTCCACAGATGATCTTCCATAGTTTAGCtaaaatttaagtaaatttattTGGTACTACAGATGTTTGTGGTTGAAGCACCCAACTATTCCAAACGCATTGATCTTCGCAAGGAATCCGGGATCGTTCGTTGAGGAACTCACAGCAGTTTTTGGCAGGCTGATAACCGGTTATGCGGGATCTAGAACTGCTCGGCCATCAGCAGGACGACGGTGGCCGTCCAGCCGGTGAACGGATTGCAGCCCTTGCCCTCGCCGCTGGTGTCATCGTACTGCTCCCACAAGTAACCGCTGCGCTTGTACTGCCGCAGGATGTTGCCCACCAGATTGTCGCGCAGTTCGGCGTAAATCTGACGCGCCAGCGCCGCATTCGGTCCATCGATCTTGCCATAGTGATGCAGAGCCTTGGCCGCCAAGTAGTTGATATTAATCCAGATGGGCCCGCGCCAATACGGCGGATCGTGCTCCGTATTGCGTTGCATATACAATGGCGATCTCTTCGACAGCGAACGCAGACCGTAGTTGGTCCACAGCTGTTCTGGATCGCGCAGATCGTTTAGCAGCTTGGTCAGATACGGCGAATCGTGATCCagttgctccagcagcagcggaaACAGGCTAACGTAGCCAAAGGCGCTGTCCACGAACTGATAGGTCGGCTCCTCGCCGGTCACACGTCGCATCTCGGGCAGCTGGTAGTGCTGGTGAtgatgccgctgctgctgctgcggcgccATGGACGGCGGACGCTTCAGCTTCACCTGGTCCGTGTGCAGGCCCCAGTCGGCGTACTGTTCGCTGTACGGCGCCAAGTGGAGGCGATTCAGACGCACATTGTCCGTTAAGTACGATGCCGTCTCGTAGTACTTGGCATCGTCCTTGCCCAGCAGCGTGGACAGCTCGGCCATCACACCGGCGGCCAGGGCAATCCAGCAGCGCAGGTCCAGGTGACGCTCCTTGTCCGTGGGATGCGAGGCGCGCGGATAGTCGTCCAGGCCGGAGGACAGGCTCTTGGGATTCAGCTCGCGCATGGTGGTCGCGTTCCTGCCGCGCCACAAATATGTGCCCATCACCTCACCTGGAATAGAGCAGTAGTTAGTAGACGCCACATAGAAAGCGATGCAGGTGGCTTGGTAACTTACCCTTCTGCGTGGTGTTGAACCAATTGAACCAGGCCTGGACACGCGGATACAGCCGCTCCAGCGTGGCCAATCTTCCGTTTTGCGACAACTCCGCCCGGTGGCTGGTCAGCAGTTTCTTGAGCGTAAGGAAGAACGTCGGCGGATTGGCGTTGCTGTTCCGTTGCGTGACGAACTCCTCGGGCACCTTGGCCAGCGCCTCAACGCCCAGGATCTGCTCCCTGGGTATCCAACCCTCCACGTTGAGCAAATCGAACCAATGGCATATGATGTCCAGCTCGATGTCGACGTCCCACGCACTGATCAGCAGGCCGTGGAAGCCCTCGTCCCAGAGGAAGCCCCTGGGAAAGAAGCTACGCGACGGCACGGCCGTGTACAGTGGAGCCTTCCAGTAGGGCACCGGATTCTTCGTGTACACCGATTGCACGCGACTGGAGCCGTAGAAGTAACCAATGCCGCCCAGCAGATTGCTGAATGCGTTGCGCGCGAATCGCACCTCCTCCGGCGAGTGACCCTTCTGCTTCAGCTGGAATCGATCCTCGAAACGCTGCTCAAACTGGGCTATTTTCGCCTGCAGCGAATCCTGATAGGCTCGGCCC encodes:
- the LOC6617655 gene encoding mannosyl-oligosaccharide glucosidase → MARNTGSSSGSTPAASSSGSSAAAAAAVAAAAAAASNAKQKQRSPRFSLSSNLILDKWKTMIGCVCLAIASYFGYLGYLETRVNTPFDHQKMVVHAGLEQPDRYWGSYRPLTYFGMKTRDPHSLVMGLMWYTPSNLGPGGQGIRHWCEQGDKLDSYGWTHHDGRSFGVQEIQDLPFELKTSFVKYPEGKQYGGDWTARISVRNTTRAWDKSISLIWYVALDERTNGHIKYVSDDKSPEPGVYGEAQGLGEFQVRFHAVKGKILHKSYLSTVAPSLAKLKDTLFSHFRAFADKRGNRFIGLPGEIVSQNGLPSSNPEPNFIAIQITAEVDFTLDITYQSTSGFSLGESIPKPPTGRAYQDSLQAKIAQFEQRFEDRFQLKQKGHSPEEVRFARNAFSNLLGGIGYFYGSSRVQSVYTKNPVPYWKAPLYTAVPSRSFFPRGFLWDEGFHGLLISAWDVDIELDIICHWFDLLNVEGWIPREQILGVEALAKVPEEFVTQRNSNANPPTFFLTLKKLLTSHRAELSQNGRLATLERLYPRVQAWFNWFNTTQKGEVMGTYLWRGRNATTMRELNPKSLSSGLDDYPRASHPTDKERHLDLRCWIALAAGVMAELSTLLGKDDAKYYETASYLTDNVRLNRLHLAPYSEQYADWGLHTDQVKLKRPPSMAPQQQQRHHHQHYQLPEMRRVTGEEPTYQFVDSAFGYVSLFPLLLEQLDHDSPYLTKLLNDLRDPEQLWTNYGLRSLSKRSPLYMQRNTEHDPPYWRGPIWININYLAAKALHHYGKIDGPNAALARQIYAELRDNLVGNILRQYKRSGYLWEQYDDTSGEGKGCNPFTGWTATVVLLMAEQF